The genomic region ACTGGAACCCAGGCCATAGCGTTTTTTGATAAGATCACGCTGACGCTCGGGAAGTTTGGCTAAGCAAGTTTCCATTTTATCTTTGCGTTCTTCGTAATTGTCGGGTCTTTTATTTTGTTCCGCCATCATCTCTTGGATGATTTCGTTACTGAATATGAGTGGATCTCTCATTTTTTTCTGGCGCCAAGCCATTACTTGAAATGAGGCAATGCGAAACGACCAACTCTTGAAACTAGTTCCGAGTTGGAACTCATGAGCCTTGGTCCACAAAATAAGGTTTGTATCCTGTAAAATATCATTGGCCGCATCTGGATCAGCGACAAGACTCAAGATAAGTCCGTAGAGACGCCCTTGAAAGGAACTCATGAGTTCAATGAAATCTGCTGATTCGGAGTTTGGCATAGTGAAGGCTTTGTTTGTTATGGATGATTTATAATAGTATTAGAGCGATTATTTACGAGTGAAAAGTTTCAGGCCTAAAATTGTCGAAGCTTACGGATATTATATCCGTAAGCTCAAGAGCTTTAAAGCTTATTAATATATTCGAAGATGGCTTCAAATTGCTTAGCTGCGTCATTACTATAATCAGGAAGAGCTGACTTGCCCTTCTCGTCAGCATACTTCGGCATTTTAGTATTGGGAACAATATGAACAGGATTCATCATCCAGCGATGATAGAAATCTTTATTCAGGCGATCAGCACTATATTTTAAATTTATGCCTTTGACTTCGAACGCGGCCATCGCTTTTTCGCTTCCT from Lentisphaera profundi harbors:
- a CDS encoding sigma-70 family RNA polymerase sigma factor, producing MPNSESADFIELMSSFQGRLYGLILSLVADPDAANDILQDTNLILWTKAHEFQLGTSFKSWSFRIASFQVMAWRQKKMRDPLIFSNEIIQEMMAEQNKRPDNYEERKDKMETCLAKLPERQRDLIKKRYGLGSSIVHIAEELQSTANSIRQVLFRARTNLTQCVKSLPESDS